In one Aricia agestis chromosome 21, ilAriAges1.1, whole genome shotgun sequence genomic region, the following are encoded:
- the LOC121737802 gene encoding DNA-directed RNA polymerase I subunit RPA2 isoform X1: MNLKKIAQHPSLAYTSNPNFRQPPKTPNPLLQCLGAPHIDSFNYMVTDGLKAAIENLIPVEFELPNGERVKIAIDDAAFAKPSVPMEAVGVKNQKVLPTECRQRAATYKGDFKVRLSITIDGKTTTLDKSLGALPIMLKSKVCHLAEMSPEELVKNNEHADEWGGYFVIKGHERLARMLLVTRRNYPVAIKRSGWRMRGNLFSDYGVLVRCVTPDQTSTNNVLHFLHNGTCKLMFSHSKLMYYAPLLLIMKCLVDWPDHHILRVLLHGKSADLYYVNCIQNMLRELHEQNLHTTSECRAYIGRVFRPKLPLPSWATDDDAADFLLTRCLLIHIAGYMDKFHALVFMTQKLYDVVQNKCSVEGADAVMVQELQVGGHLYLQVLKDRLQTLLYIVRSNILKRAKSSRGLVLDNKEFQNILRMSGSLEQKMETFLATGNAPSNNVNLAQYKGLTIVAENINRMRYMSHFKSIHRGSFFMEMRTTEARQLLPDAWGFVCPVHTPDGAPCGLLNHLTSAAQVTQPPDPKQLEGIPAVLTKCGMEPISSMDWTNPTYKYPVLVDGRLAGVLSQDIADKAVSYLRTLKVKGDGIPITTEIVMIPKKQISGQYPGIFLFTSEARMMRPVIHLASGSLELIGTMEQVYLDVAVTNEEIIKGKTTHLELSKSAFMSNLAQLVPMPDCNQSPRNMYQCQMGKQTMGTPIHTWLTNAETKLYRLQTPAAPLFRPTHHDRLGLDDYPSGTNAILAVISYTGYDMEDAMIINKSAYERGFAAGEVYKAHFIELPNSTSYFTRDPGRPELAAHIDTDGLPPVGARINHGDPMYCYYDSDKSQFIVHKFSGKEESFVDSVRLCGEFSPRAPRRACVMLRIQRNPTVGDKFASRAGQKGICSQRWPAEDLPFTESGLIPDILFNPHGFPSRMTIAMMIECMAGKAACLHGHVHDATPFRFNEKDTAINYFGRLLEAGGYNYYGTERVYSGADGREMTADIFCGLVHYQRLRHMVSDKWQVRTTGAVDALTRQPVKGRRRGGGVRLGEMERDALLSHGAAFLLQDRLFHCSDRTEVIICTKCGTLLGPIVGKVSTKETCRLCGDGALAPMSLPYIFKFFVTQLASVNINVKINCNQLAIASC, encoded by the exons ATGAATCTGAAGAAAATAGCGCAACATCCGTCACTAGCGTACACCAGTAATCCCAACTTCAGGCAGCCACCAAAAACTCCTAACCCG TTATTACAATGCCTCGGCGCTCCACATATCGACTCATTTAACTACATGGTGACAGATGGCCTAAAAGCTGCCATAGAAAACTTAATTCCAGTAGAATTTGAGCTTCCTAATGGAGAGAGAGTCAAAATCGCCATAGATGATGCGGCATTCGCAAAACCCAGCGTCCCTATGGAGGCTGTAGGAGTTAAAAACCAGAAAGTATTGCCGACCGAATGCAGGCAGAGAGCAGCAACATATAAGGGCGATTTTAAAGTAAGATTGTCTATAACAATTGACGGAAAAACAACTACATTGGACAAATCATTAGGTGCTCTGCCTATTATGTTAAAG TCGAAGGTGTGTCACTTAGCAGAGATGTCGCCGGAGGAGCTTGTCAAAAACAATGAACATGCTGATGAATGGGGCGGATACTTCGTTATAAAG GGTCACGAGCGTCTCGCCCGCATGTTGCTGGTCACTCGTCGCAACTATCCTGTGGCCATCAAACGGTCCGGCTGGCGAATGAGAGGCAATCTCTTCTCTGATTACGGTGTCCTAGTAAGATGTGTTACTCCGGATCAGACTAGTACG AACAACGTCCTCCACTTCCTCCACAACGGAACCTGCAAGCTCATGTTCTCTCACAGCAAGCTCATGTACTATGCCCCTCTGCTCCTCATCATGAAGTGTCTCGTGGACTGGCCTGATCACCACATACTCCGAGTACTGTTGCACGGGAAGAGCGCCGACCTTTACTATGTGAA CTGCATCCAGAATATGCTGCGCGAGCTCCACGAACAGAACTTACACACCACGTCCGAATGTCGCGCCTACATCGGCCGTGTCTTCCGGCCCAAACTCCCTCTACCATCGTGGGCGACCGATGATGATGCTGCCGACTTCCTCCTCACTCGCTGTTTGCTCATTCACATAGCCGGGTACATGGACAAGTTCCATGCACTGGTGTTCATGACTCAGAAGCTGTATGATGTGGTGCAGAATAAGTGCAGC GTGGAGGGAGCTGACGCGGTGATGGTGCAGGAGCTCCAAGTCGGTGGTCACCTGTACCTCCAGGTGCTGAAGGATCGACTCCAGACGTTGCTGTACATAGTGCGCAGCAATATACTGAAGCGAGCGAAGTCCAGCAGAGGCCTGGTGCTGGATAAT AAAGAGTTCCAGAACATACTCCGGATGTCCGGCAGCCTCGAACAGAAGATGGAGACGTTTCTCGCCACCGGCAACGCGCCCTCCAACAACGTGAACCTCGCGCAATACAAGGGTCTCACCATCGTCGCCGAGAACATCAACAGAATGCGATACATGTCGCACTTCAA GTCCATTCACCGCGGGTCATTCTTCATGGAGATGCGGACGACGGAGGCCCGACAGCTGCTGCCCGACGCGTGGGGCTTCGTGTGCCCCGTGCACACGCCCGACGGCGCGCCCTGCGGCCTACTCAACCACCTCACCTCCGCCGCGCAG GTGACACAACCTCCGGATCCAAAACAATTAGAAGGAATTCCAGCAGTTTTGACTAAATGTG GCATGGAACCAATAAGCTCAATGGACTGGACGAATCCCACGTACAAGTATCCGGTGCTGGTGGACGGGCGGCTAGCGGGTGTCCTGTCACAGGACATCGCCGACAAGGCCGTGTCCTACCTCAGGACTCTAAAGGTCAAGGGGGACGGAATACCTATAACTACGGAGATCGTGATGATACCTAAGAAACAG ATAAGCGGCCAATACCCCGGCATATTCCTGTTCACATCGGAGGCCCGCATGATGCGGCCGGTGATACACCTGGCCAGCGGCAGCCTGGAGCTCATCGGCACCATGGAGCAGGTCTACCTCGATGTGGCGGTAACCAACGAGGAGATCATTAAGG GTAAAACAACCCATCTGGAGTTATCAAAATCAGCGTTTATGTCGAACCTCGCTCAGCTAGTACCGATGCCGGACTGCAACCAGTCGCCTAG AAACATGTACCAATGTCAGATGGGTAAGCAGACGATGGGTACTCCCATCCACACGTGGCTCACCAACGCCGAGACCAAGTTATACCGGCTCCAGACACCAGCAGCGCCGCTGTTCAGGCCTACTCATCACGACAGACTGGGACTAGATGATTATCCGTCAGGGACTAACGCGATACTGGCGGTTATATCGTACACG ggTTACGACATGGAAGACGCCATGATAATCAACAAATCGGCTTACGAGCGTGGCTTCGCGGCCGGCGAAGTGTACAAAGCCCACTTCATTGAGCTTCCCAATTCCACGTCATACTTCACCAGAGATCCCGGTAGACCGGAGCTGGCTGCTCATATTGATACCGACGGTCTACCGCCGGTTGGAGCGAGGATTAACCACGGAGATCCGATGTATTG CTACTACGACAGTGACAAGAGCCAGTTCATAGTCCACAAGTTCTCCGGCAAGGAGGAGAGTTTTGTAGACAGCGTGCGACTCTGCGGAGAGTTTTCTCCGCGCGCACCGCGACGAGCGTGCGTCATGCTTAGGATACAG CGCAACCCGACGGTAGGCGATAAGTTCGCGTCGCGCGCCGGCCAGAAGGGTATATGCTCGCAGCGCTGGCCGGCGGAAGACTTACCATTTACGGAGTCTGGGCTTATACCGGATATCCTGTTCAACCCTCACGGTTTTCCAAGTCGAATGACAATCGCCATGATGATAGAGTGTATGGCTGGGAAGGCGGCGTGCTTGCATGGACAT GTCCACGACGCGACGCCGTTCCGTTTCAACGAGAAGGACACAGCGATCAACTACTTCGGGCGGCTGCTAGAAGCTGGCGGGTACAATTACTACGGCACTGAGAGAGTGTACAGCGGCGCGGATGGCCGGGAGATGACAGCTGACATATTCTGTGGCCTCGTGCACTATCAGAGGCTGCGGCATATGGTGTCTGACAAGTGGCAG GTCCGTACAACAGGCGCGGTGGACGCCCTAACCCGTCAGCCCGTCAAGGGCCGTCGTCGCGGCGGCGGTGTCCGGCTCGGTGAGATGGAGCGCGACGCGTTACTCAGCCACGGAGCTGCATTCCTGCTGCAGGACAGACTGTTCCATTGCTCGGATAGGACCGAG GTGATCATATGCACGAAATGTGGTACACTCCTCGGGCCAATAGTGGGCAAAGTGTCCACGAAGGAGACATGTCGGCTATGCGGCGATGGCGCACTGGCGCCGATGTCTCTCCCCTATATATTCAAGTTCTTCGTCACACAGCTAGCTTCAGTCAATATTAATGTGAAGATCAACTGTAATCAGCTGGCTATTGCTAGCTGTTGA
- the LOC121737802 gene encoding DNA-directed RNA polymerase I subunit RPA2 isoform X2, whose product MDKFHALVFMTQKLYDVVQNKCSVEGADAVMVQELQVGGHLYLQVLKDRLQTLLYIVRSNILKRAKSSRGLVLDNKEFQNILRMSGSLEQKMETFLATGNAPSNNVNLAQYKGLTIVAENINRMRYMSHFKSIHRGSFFMEMRTTEARQLLPDAWGFVCPVHTPDGAPCGLLNHLTSAAQVTQPPDPKQLEGIPAVLTKCGMEPISSMDWTNPTYKYPVLVDGRLAGVLSQDIADKAVSYLRTLKVKGDGIPITTEIVMIPKKQISGQYPGIFLFTSEARMMRPVIHLASGSLELIGTMEQVYLDVAVTNEEIIKGKTTHLELSKSAFMSNLAQLVPMPDCNQSPRNMYQCQMGKQTMGTPIHTWLTNAETKLYRLQTPAAPLFRPTHHDRLGLDDYPSGTNAILAVISYTGYDMEDAMIINKSAYERGFAAGEVYKAHFIELPNSTSYFTRDPGRPELAAHIDTDGLPPVGARINHGDPMYCYYDSDKSQFIVHKFSGKEESFVDSVRLCGEFSPRAPRRACVMLRIQRNPTVGDKFASRAGQKGICSQRWPAEDLPFTESGLIPDILFNPHGFPSRMTIAMMIECMAGKAACLHGHVHDATPFRFNEKDTAINYFGRLLEAGGYNYYGTERVYSGADGREMTADIFCGLVHYQRLRHMVSDKWQVRTTGAVDALTRQPVKGRRRGGGVRLGEMERDALLSHGAAFLLQDRLFHCSDRTEVIICTKCGTLLGPIVGKVSTKETCRLCGDGALAPMSLPYIFKFFVTQLASVNINVKINCNQLAIASC is encoded by the exons ATGGACAAGTTCCACGCGCTGGTGTTCATGACTCAGAAGCTGTATGATGTGGTGCAGAATAAGTGCAGC GTGGAGGGAGCTGACGCGGTGATGGTGCAGGAGCTCCAAGTCGGTGGTCACCTGTACCTCCAGGTGCTGAAGGATCGACTCCAGACGTTGCTGTACATAGTGCGCAGCAATATACTGAAGCGAGCGAAGTCCAGCAGAGGCCTGGTGCTGGATAAT AAAGAGTTCCAGAACATACTCCGGATGTCCGGCAGCCTCGAACAGAAGATGGAGACGTTTCTCGCCACCGGCAACGCGCCCTCCAACAACGTGAACCTCGCGCAATACAAGGGTCTCACCATCGTCGCCGAGAACATCAACAGAATGCGATACATGTCGCACTTCAA GTCCATTCACCGCGGGTCATTCTTCATGGAGATGCGGACGACGGAGGCCCGACAGCTGCTGCCCGACGCGTGGGGCTTCGTGTGCCCCGTGCACACGCCCGACGGCGCGCCCTGCGGCCTACTCAACCACCTCACCTCCGCCGCGCAG GTGACACAACCTCCGGATCCAAAACAATTAGAAGGAATTCCAGCAGTTTTGACTAAATGTG GCATGGAACCAATAAGCTCAATGGACTGGACGAATCCCACGTACAAGTATCCGGTGCTGGTGGACGGGCGGCTAGCGGGTGTCCTGTCACAGGACATCGCCGACAAGGCCGTGTCCTACCTCAGGACTCTAAAGGTCAAGGGGGACGGAATACCTATAACTACGGAGATCGTGATGATACCTAAGAAACAG ATAAGCGGCCAATACCCCGGCATATTCCTGTTCACATCGGAGGCCCGCATGATGCGGCCGGTGATACACCTGGCCAGCGGCAGCCTGGAGCTCATCGGCACCATGGAGCAGGTCTACCTCGATGTGGCGGTAACCAACGAGGAGATCATTAAGG GTAAAACAACCCATCTGGAGTTATCAAAATCAGCGTTTATGTCGAACCTCGCTCAGCTAGTACCGATGCCGGACTGCAACCAGTCGCCTAG AAACATGTACCAATGTCAGATGGGTAAGCAGACGATGGGTACTCCCATCCACACGTGGCTCACCAACGCCGAGACCAAGTTATACCGGCTCCAGACACCAGCAGCGCCGCTGTTCAGGCCTACTCATCACGACAGACTGGGACTAGATGATTATCCGTCAGGGACTAACGCGATACTGGCGGTTATATCGTACACG ggTTACGACATGGAAGACGCCATGATAATCAACAAATCGGCTTACGAGCGTGGCTTCGCGGCCGGCGAAGTGTACAAAGCCCACTTCATTGAGCTTCCCAATTCCACGTCATACTTCACCAGAGATCCCGGTAGACCGGAGCTGGCTGCTCATATTGATACCGACGGTCTACCGCCGGTTGGAGCGAGGATTAACCACGGAGATCCGATGTATTG CTACTACGACAGTGACAAGAGCCAGTTCATAGTCCACAAGTTCTCCGGCAAGGAGGAGAGTTTTGTAGACAGCGTGCGACTCTGCGGAGAGTTTTCTCCGCGCGCACCGCGACGAGCGTGCGTCATGCTTAGGATACAG CGCAACCCGACGGTAGGCGATAAGTTCGCGTCGCGCGCCGGCCAGAAGGGTATATGCTCGCAGCGCTGGCCGGCGGAAGACTTACCATTTACGGAGTCTGGGCTTATACCGGATATCCTGTTCAACCCTCACGGTTTTCCAAGTCGAATGACAATCGCCATGATGATAGAGTGTATGGCTGGGAAGGCGGCGTGCTTGCATGGACAT GTCCACGACGCGACGCCGTTCCGTTTCAACGAGAAGGACACAGCGATCAACTACTTCGGGCGGCTGCTAGAAGCTGGCGGGTACAATTACTACGGCACTGAGAGAGTGTACAGCGGCGCGGATGGCCGGGAGATGACAGCTGACATATTCTGTGGCCTCGTGCACTATCAGAGGCTGCGGCATATGGTGTCTGACAAGTGGCAG GTCCGTACAACAGGCGCGGTGGACGCCCTAACCCGTCAGCCCGTCAAGGGCCGTCGTCGCGGCGGCGGTGTCCGGCTCGGTGAGATGGAGCGCGACGCGTTACTCAGCCACGGAGCTGCATTCCTGCTGCAGGACAGACTGTTCCATTGCTCGGATAGGACCGAG GTGATCATATGCACGAAATGTGGTACACTCCTCGGGCCAATAGTGGGCAAAGTGTCCACGAAGGAGACATGTCGGCTATGCGGCGATGGCGCACTGGCGCCGATGTCTCTCCCCTATATATTCAAGTTCTTCGTCACACAGCTAGCTTCAGTCAATATTAATGTGAAGATCAACTGTAATCAGCTGGCTATTGCTAGCTGTTGA